A portion of the Streptococcus sp. Marseille-Q6470 genome contains these proteins:
- the gdhA gene encoding NADP-specific glutamate dehydrogenase encodes MTSAKEYIQSVFETVKARNGHEAEFLQAVEEFFSTLEPVFEKHPEYIEENILARITEPERVISFRVPWVDRDGKVQVNRGYRVQFNSAVGPYKGGLRFHPTVNQGILKFLGFEQIFKNVLTGLPIGGGKGGSDFDPKGKTDAEVMRFCQSFMTELQKYIGPSLDVPAGDIGVGGREIGYLYGQYKRLNQFDAGVLTGKPLGFGGSLIRPEATGYGLVYYTEEMLKANSNSFAGKKVVISGSGNVAQYALQKATELGATVISVSDSNGYVIDENGIDFDLLTDVKEKRRARLTEYAAEKPTATYHEGSVWTYAGNYDIALPCATQNEINGEAAKRLVAQGVICVSEGANMPSDLEAIKVYKENGILYGPAKAANAGGVAVSALEMSQNSLRLSWTREEVDGRLKDIMTNIFNTAKTTAETYGLGTDYLAGANIAAFENVANAMIAQGLV; translated from the coding sequence ATGACATCTGCTAAAGAATATATCCAAAGCGTGTTTGAAACTGTAAAAGCTCGTAACGGGCATGAGGCTGAATTTCTCCAGGCGGTTGAAGAATTCTTCAGCACTTTGGAGCCTGTCTTTGAAAAACACCCTGAGTATATTGAAGAAAATATCTTGGCACGTATCACTGAGCCAGAGCGAGTAATTTCTTTCCGTGTTCCTTGGGTTGACCGTGATGGGAAAGTTCAAGTTAACCGTGGTTACCGTGTTCAATTCAACTCAGCTGTTGGACCATACAAAGGCGGACTTCGTTTCCACCCAACTGTTAACCAAGGAATCTTGAAATTCCTCGGATTCGAACAAATCTTTAAAAACGTTTTGACTGGACTACCAATCGGTGGAGGTAAAGGTGGATCAGACTTCGATCCTAAAGGCAAAACTGATGCTGAAGTGATGCGCTTCTGCCAAAGCTTCATGACCGAATTACAAAAATACATCGGACCATCTCTTGACGTACCTGCTGGTGATATCGGTGTTGGTGGACGTGAGATTGGTTACCTCTACGGTCAATACAAACGCCTCAACCAATTTGATGCTGGTGTCTTGACTGGTAAACCTCTTGGTTTCGGTGGTAGCTTGATTCGTCCAGAAGCAACAGGTTACGGTTTGGTTTACTATACTGAAGAAATGCTTAAAGCAAACAGCAACAGCTTTGCTGGTAAGAAAGTCGTGATTTCAGGTTCTGGTAATGTAGCCCAATACGCACTTCAAAAAGCGACTGAACTTGGTGCAACTGTTATCTCTGTATCTGACTCAAATGGCTATGTCATCGACGAAAATGGTATCGATTTTGACCTTCTTACAGATGTTAAAGAAAAACGTCGTGCTCGTCTGACTGAATACGCAGCAGAAAAACCAACTGCTACTTACCACGAAGGTTCTGTATGGACTTACGCTGGCAACTATGATATCGCCCTTCCATGTGCAACTCAAAATGAGATCAACGGTGAAGCTGCGAAACGCTTGGTTGCTCAAGGAGTTATCTGTGTCTCTGAAGGAGCTAACATGCCTAGCGACCTTGAAGCTATCAAAGTTTACAAAGAAAATGGAATCCTTTACGGACCTGCCAAAGCGGCCAATGCTGGTGGTGTTGCTGTATCAGCTCTTGAAATGAGCCAAAACAGTCTTCGACTTTCATGGACTCGTGAAGAAGTTGATGGACGTCTCAAAGACATCATGACCAACATCTTCAACACAGCTAAAACAACTGCTGAAACATATGGTCTTGGTACTGATTACCTTGCAGGTGCTAATATCGCAGCCTTTGAAAACGTAGCAAATGCTATGATTGCCCAAGGTCTGGTTTAA